The window ctctctctctctctcaacaaataaacttaaaaaaataaaatagatgtaatatcttttaaaatatattttttacaattttgggGGAAGTTTTTGGTTCCtagatttgttttctggtttgagTAAAGTGGTtatacaaacaaatataaatggtACAGAGTGcttaatattctaaattttttcctATATAACCAATTCTACAAAGGTAACCAACTTAGAAATTATgtgtttatggggcacctgggtgcctcagtcgggtaagcatcagtctcgatctcagctcaggtcatgatctcacagttcatgagttccagccctgcattgggctcttcactgacagtgtggagcctgcttgggattctctctctctgccctacctctGGAAGATGACCTTTCCCTTCTGATGggtgaaagaaaaatgtttttccattttttactgcttattttgAACTCCTACACAAGGGAACCGAGGTTCAAAGAAGTGGAGTGTCCACAGAGCATCGCAGTCCTAAGTATTCTAAATCTTGAAGAAAATGTGAAGGTGTGTCTTTGGTATTCCTACTCTGTGTTCTTTCCACCAggaacatgtgtgtgcatgtagtaAATGGAATCTTCCTCCACTGAGCTAATTAAGCCACAAACATAGAATGCAGGTACAACTATTTTCCTTAGCAGTCCCCACCCCCACGTGAGAAATCCATTGGTAATGCTGTTGGCTCTACTCTCCAGATATACCCTGGatccattcattttattttatttttaaaaagtttttaaacgtttattttagagagagagacatggagtgtgagcaggggaggggcagagagagagagggagacacagaatccaaagcaggctccaggctctgagctgtcagcacagagcctgacatgggactcaaactcacaaactgtgagatcatgacctgacctgaagtgtggtgctcaaccaactgagccacccaggtgccccccaccccgccccattcattttatatacatatgctTTAGTTCTTCACAGGCTGTGCCAAGTGCTTCCACAGGGAACCAGAGACCTGTTGTTGCTGTTAGGTTATCAATGGGTATGTTTGACCAAACCTGCTGACTTTCACTTAGACGATCGAAGTAGCTTCTTGAGTGGGTTTCTTGCACCATAATCCCCTCTCCAAACAACAGTGACCTTTGAAAAATGTAGATAATCTCTTGGCTTTTAGAATGAAGATACTCATGACCGGCCCCTCCCCAGAGTTGAGCTCACCTATCTTGCTgtgttctagaatgttcttcttGTGTGAAGGTGTTTGTAGTAGCTTTTCACTCTGCCTGGCAACCTCTCCTTCTACATCTTGGACTGGTGGCTTCTCATGACTATGGCACTAACTCTCATCCAGAAGCCTCTGCAGATCCCTTCCCCACCTCAGAGGGCATTCTCAATCTCTCTTGTgtcctcttgtgtgtgtgtgtttttttatttgtgtatatccTTAAACTATTTACTTCTACCTTGGCTCCTCTCAATCACCACACGGCCCTCCTCCAAAAGTTAGACTCTCAAAGGCAGAACTTGATTGTCTTGTTCAAGGCTTTATATAAGGACTTAGTATTCCTGAGGCTGAACCTCCTTCTGACCATTATTGTGTTGTGTTTTGCCTCACTTCTCTGTTTTTAGACCACAGaagaagatacagagagagaatgaaggctAAAATACTGACGATGTGGGACAACATCCCTTGGCCTGAAGACCATATATACCTGCGCAATGTGACTGAAAAGGAACATGAAGGACTGAAGAGCCTCCTGTATCCCAATAGGACTGGAGCCCAGCCACAGACGATCGTCTTAGAGGGTCTAGCAGGGGTCGGGAAGACCACCCTGGCAATGAAGGTTGTGCTGCATTGGGCAGAGGGCTTTCTCTTTCATCAGAgattctcctatgttttctttatcaGCTGCCATAAAGTTAGAGACATGAAGGATACCACATTAGCTGGCCTGCTTTCCTGGGACTGGCCTGACTCCCAGGCCCCCATTGAAGCTCTCATGAGTCGCCCCGAGAGCCTCCTGTTTGTCATCGATGGCTTTGAAGAAATGGATGTGCCTTCCACTTTGGACGAGACTCCACCATGTAAAGACTGGTACCAGCAACTCCCAGTCAACAGAATCCTGTTCTACTTGTTGAAGAAAGAGTTGGTTCCCCTGGCTACCTTACTGATCACGACCAAGGAGTATAGAACCAATGATCTTAAAAAGTTGTTACTGAATCCATGGTTTGTACAAATCGTAGGGTTCACAGAAGGAGACCGGGAGGAGTATTTCATCAGGTACTTTGGTGACCAAAACAAAGCTAAGAAAATCTTGCATTGGGTAAGAAAGAATGAATCTCTCTTTCACTTCTGCTCTGCCCCCATGGTGTGCTGGACCGTGTGTTCCTGCCTGAAGCGGCAAATGGCGAGAAATCCTCACTTCCAGCTAAGCACCCAGACCACCACCAGCCTGTACGTCTACTTTTTCTCCAGCTTGCTCGCCACAGCAGAGGTGAGTTTGTCAGACCAGAGCTGGCCAGATCAATGGAGAGCCCTGTGCTCTCTGGCTGCAGAGGGGATGTGGTTTTGGAAGTTCACATTTGCAAAGAAGGACCTCAAACACAGGCACCTGGAAGCACCTGTCATTGGTTCTCTCCTCAGGATGAATATTCTTCGAAAGGTCAGCGACTGTGAGGATTGTGTTACTTTCACTCACCAGAGTTTCCAGGTGTTTTTGGGAGCCATGTTCTATGTGCTCAGGGGGGTGAGAGGATCCATTGGTGGTCCTCCAAAGCACCAGGAGATGAGGGTGCTTCTGAACGATGCTTTGGCTGACACAAACTTCTACTGGAACCAGATGGCTCTGTTTTTCTTtggccttttaaaaagaaacctcgCAGAAGAACTGGAAGATACTTTGCGTTGTAAAATGAGTCATAGGACAACGGATGAATTACTAGAATGGGCAGATGAATTAGAAAGCTATGACCTCGTCTCCAGCTGTTTTGAATTCCTACACTTCTTTGAGTGCTTATACGAGACTCGGGAGGAAAACTTTGTAAGGCAGATTTTGAGTCATCTCCTTGAGGCTGACCTCGATATCTTTGGGAGTCTACAACTCCAAGTGTCTTCATTTTGCCTAAAACACTGTCAAAGGCTAAGTAAGCTAAGGCTTTCTGTCAGCAGTGCTATCCCTCAGACGGAACTGACTTTCAACTTGGAAACTCTGGAGTGAGTAATGCAAGACTGTTTCCCCTCCCAGATTTCTTCTTTCCAGGCTCTGTCCAAGTTCTTCCATGAAAAACTGGGGATATGTTGTTGTGTTGTCAGTGGTTATGGTTGACCAAACATATCTTCTGGTGTCAAGGTTAGTCTGTGCTTCCCTACAGCACagcttctttttgtctttcctcaGTGGTTTTTAATTGTAGATCAGAATTAACTGGGATGTTAAACATGAATACACaagcacatgtacacatacaaatacaaatacactaAGGTTGGAACAACTACTTTAACCAACACTGTAATAATTCTGGGCTCCGCGTGTAGAACTTTATATCCTTCAGGAGCTATaatgtgttctttgtttttactttcttcatctaAGATAAAAAGTTTAATTCATGACTTGAATGCTCTTTTACTCTTATAAACATTGAGAGCCTACTGCAGTAAGAAAATAGTAAAGAGTTAGAATTCCAATCATTCTAAGTTCTAAATATCacatgaacctttttttttttagatttttaaagtttatttttgagagagcggaAGAGACCatccatcccaagcaggctctgcgctgtcagtgcaaagccccacatggggctccaactcacaaactgggagatcatggcctgagccaaaattaagagtcttatgctacatggatggaactggagggtattatgctaagcgaaattagagaaagacacatatcgtatgccttcactcatatgaggactttaagacaaagaacagatgaacacaagggaagggaagcaaaaaataatataaaaacagatggtgacaaaacacaagagagttaaatatggagaacaaacagggttactggaggggttgggggaggagggggatgggctaaataagtaaggagcattaaggaatctactcctaaaatcattgttgcactatatgctaactaacttggatgtaagccttaaaaaacaaatttaaagagatttttaaccaaccaagccacccaggcaccccctttttttatCACAAAATTCTATTAGGGTAAGTTTTATTATctacattgagagagagaaaattggagCACAGAGATTAAATCATATCATAGGTGACACAGCTCTGAGTTTATCTTAGGTCCTTTTGACTTAAAGTCTGAACTCATAAGGAGTATCCACCTCACTTACATGGTTGCCTTCCTCCGAAAAGAGTGGTTGAGGATTGTTGGAATAAACCATCTGGGACTTTGAGAGCTATGCTTCCAGGGGTCACGATTTTCCTGCCCTGAACTCCAGTAAATTCCTGCACTTTCACTGGGTCTGTTTGCATCTCCAGTAGACCACACTCTGGGTGTTGGTTGAAGATCACTTACTCTAGTAACCCTTCTTTGCCTCCCTCATAAAGGACAAGGCCACATTACAAGATACGTCAGTGGCAGGATGTTTGCTCCGTGTTTTCCAATGGGAATCTGACTGAGCTGGACTTCAGTAACAGCAAGCTTAATGCTTTTTCAATGAAGAAACTCTGTTACGAACTGAGAAATCCAAGGTGCAAACTCCAAAAACTGACGTAAGTGTGAGACCCTCACAGTGTGAAAAATTCCATCGGAAGATAATCCAATGTCTTCCTTGGGATTATTGCATTGAGTGTCTGTTTTCCAGAAAGTAAGTTCAGGTGCTCGGGAGAATAAAATAAGTGCCCTTTATGAGCAAAACTGCTCCTTGGGCAAAGACCCAACACCCTGCTGTGTGTGGTCTTGCACGAGAGAAACGCATAGGCCAACTAGTTTTTCCATAAGACCTCTGCATGAGGCTGCTGTCTTGAGCTGGATATGAAGGAGTAGAAGACTTGTAGGATGTGGTGGAGACCAAGCGCTTGAGGAGAGCCAGAGTTCATGTGGAGTCTAGGTGAAGTGTTGTGTCTTAAGGAAAGGTGGATAGTTTGCAGTGaagcatttgttcattcagtgaAGACCTAGCATCTTGTCTCTGTTCTGAGGTTATAGTAGTGAACAGAACAGATAAttcctgccttcctggagctCACAGTGTTGGAGAAACAGATGTAAATGATCAGAGTAGTGTAGGAGACCGTGACCTCTCCCAAAGCAGGGGGAAATCCGTTCAGGGACTCAGGAGAGGTCCTTCTTCTATCTAAAAATGCCAAGCCTCCTCTTTCACACCCTATCTAAAAGGTAtttgagtaaaaaaataaataaataaaagatacttgAGTAAAGACCAAGTTGTGGAGCTGAAGCATCATTCTGGACTGAAGCCTCTCTCACATGATGTAAGTAGAGATCACAGGGCCTTAAATCTGGCTTGAAGGTGGTGAAGAATGGAGGTGGCTCTTGAAGGGGAAGCCAGGGAAGAGCTACCCGACCAAGGACAGAGTGAGTGGCTCTTGTTGGAGAAGGTGTTGGGTTGAATGCTCTCGAGTTCAGGCCAACTGATTCTGTCCTGCTGTCCGTCTGCAATTCGGTGCTACCTCAAGGTCTGAGGATCAGAAGCATGTGTTGACTCAGTGAGTTAAGAGGCAAGGATTTGGCAGTAATGACTCCCCTCAAACCTGAGGGTGCTGGCTTCAATACCTGGGAGGCAGCCTTAAACATCCTGCTTGATGATCTTCTTTTTcatccttccccctttccctcactcttGGTCTTCTCACTTAGTACTAAAGATgaggagaaataaatttaagagaaaacaagAGGAGAAATGTGTTCTCACTAGGCAGTACTGGGTTGGCGTGGGGGACACCCACCCCAAGGAAGAGTGGGGGGTTGATTTCTGATTTAATACATCCAACTGTGCTTTGGATGTATCCAAATTTGGATGAATCCAAATCAGGTTTTGGATTCCTCTTGTATATGCACGTCCTCGAGGGagggtgtgcgtgtgcgtgtgcgtgtgtgtgtgtgtgtgtgtgtgtgcaagcatgcATATGCATGGGTGTGGTAGAAAAGCGAGATGAGGATGCACTCCCCTCCATGAGGctaccctcctccctgcctctcttccccaggtGCAAATCAATAACTCCTGTGAGGATTCTGAAGGAACTTGTCCTTGTCCTGTATGGTAACCACAGGCTGACACACCTGAACTTGAGCTCTAACAACCTGGGAATTCCCGTGTCCACGATGATCTTTAAAACCTTGAGGCACTCAGCCTGCAACATCCAGTATCTGTGGTAAGTCTCTGGTTTTCTGGCTTGGTCCCCAAGGTCACCCCACAGTTCAGGGCTGCATTGGGAGGATGGGACTCAGCACGGCAGCGAAAGGCTGTAGAGAAAGATGAGCAAAGGGAACGCCCATGGGTACAGAGCAGTGCTTTGCAAAATTCTTGCCTGCCAGAGCCACCCGAGGGGGCGTGTTAAAAGGCAGGGGCCTGGAACCCACCCCCTGAGTCCCAGCAGGACTtctgggtgggtggtgggggctgGCAGCATTTCTAACAGGCTCCAAGGTGGCGCTGGACCTTGGACCACACTCTGAGTAGCACTGACTTGGAGACCATCCTGCCAGGAGAAAGGGTGAAGAACAAGGAGAAATTGGCTTTTGGTTGTGAAGCAAGGGGGACTCCAAATGAAGATCCCTCTTCGCTGGGAGTAACTCCCTGTGTTGGGGCCTCTCTGGTAGGTTGGAATCCTGTGGCCTCACCCCTCTAGCCTGTCGTCATCTCTTTCTGGAGCTCAGCAAGAACTCGAGTGTGCGCTTCCTCAGCCTGGGGGACAATGATCTCTCTGGTGTTGAGGTGAAAAGTCTGCAGGGGCCCTCGGAGATGCCCGAGTCTTCCCTGAAGGAGTTGTCGTAAGCCTTCCTGCCTTGTCTAAATAGCATCTTTGGGGAGTCTTGGGGAACATCCCATTGTAGTTACCCATCCCACGGACACATTCCCCGTCTTCACTCTTTCCACCTTCCTCCTTAGGGCTCTGTCTTGGCCAGTTTTGCCCTCACCTTGACTGCGGTGTCTCTCCTGCCAGTCTCCCCTAAACCCAGTGGTTTTAAACTGGTGGTGGTCTTGTCCTCCAGGGGACAGTGTCTGGACATTGACTTGGTCCTCACAATTTGGAGGGGAAGATGCTACTGGCATGTAGTGGGTGAAGACTAGGTGTGATCAATATCCTTCAATGCACTCGAGAACCCCCCCACAAGCCCCCACCTCCACACCAGCACCACAAAGAAAGTTCTTGACCAAAGGTCAGTAGGGTTGAGAATGAGAAACCTTACCTTGACCCACTTTTTTCTCCTGGAAGCTTTTGTTCTTTATACAGTTTAATCTTTCACGATGTCTGGGTCCCAGATGTGTGGTCCAAGGGATTgagagtttgagaaagaaaacGTGGGCATGTCTGAGGCTCGCGCTGTACCTGTGCCTTCCTCCGCAGCCTGGAGAAATGCAACCTGTCAGCAGCCAGCTATCAGGATCTAGCTTTGTACCTCACCAGTACCCAGAGAACAAGTCGACTGTGCCTGGGATTTAATCCGCTCAGAGACGAGGGCGTGAGGCTCTTGTGTGCTTCCCTGACTCACCACGAGTGTGCCTTAGAGAGATTGGTGTGAGTGTCTCCTGGCTCTGTTTCTAGAAATGACTCTGCTTGGGGGTGGGCATGGAGGAAAACAATGGGCCCTTCATTTGggacccatttcttttttcttttttaaatttttaaaaatgttttatttatttttgaaggagagacagagcatgagcaggggaggagcagagagagagggggacacagaatccaaagcaggctccaggctctaagctgtcagtgcagagccgatgcagggctcaaactcagaaactgtgagatcatgacctgagccgaagttggatgcttaaccaactgagccacccaggcgcccccacttggGACCCATTTCTATCACTGAACACTAACACACGTCGAGCAAGTACTCCATGTGCCTGGCACCATTTTAAACACAGATTCTGAGTAGCACCCTCAATTTGTTGAATCAATCTCTGGGGGTTGTGCCAAGGAATTCAGTTTTAACAAGGATACCAGGAAATCACCATTTAGTCAACCTGTATCTGAGCTCCTATATCCCAACACAGCTGGGCACCAAGGTTGGGGTGGTGGATAAGACAGACAAGCTTCCTGCCTGTGACGAGGGTGTAGATGGATGAGTgagataccaaaaaaaaaccccaaaaaccagTAGTTCAGCGAGGAAGACAAAGTGGAATGAGTAGACAAGGCATGGTGTGTTGGTTTCCTGGTAAGGTCTCCCACCAACCTGAGGAGGTGACACTGAAGCAGAGACTGAAGGAaccagacacagagaaagaagaggaaggaaagttcCAAGACTGGAGTGTTGTAGGAACATCCAGAGGACTTGTAAGGCTGGAGTAATGTGAGCGAGGGGGATAATGGGAATAAGCCCTGGCCGTGTACGAATCTGTTTTGTTTGGAGCAAGGTGGAAAGTCCTCTGAGGACTGGAGGTTGTACAGGGACAGACTCTGAACGATCACCCGGACTGCTGTTGAAGGGTAGACTATAATGGAAGCAAAAATAGGAGGCAGCAAGTGCCTGTTGATCAAGCAAAAGGATGGATATGAATCAGCCAGGTGAGGTGGTGGGACTTCAGGGCATACGTGAAGGTACAGCCAGTAGGGCTTGCTGATGGGTCAGTGGTGGTTGAAGAGGGAAAGGGACCAGGAACCAGGAATGCCCCACAGGTGGTGGGTTTGCCAGCTGGGTGAAAGGCGCTGCCGTTTTCTGACTGGAGAAGATGGGAGGATGAGGTTTGGATGTTAAGATTGGGACATGGGAATGTGAGATGCCTATTAACCAACCATGTAAAGCTGTTGTATGTATGTAGGACTGTAGGTCTCAAGGAGATTGTCGGGTGGGGATG is drawn from Felis catus isolate Fca126 chromosome E2, F.catus_Fca126_mat1.0, whole genome shotgun sequence and contains these coding sequences:
- the NLRP13 gene encoding NACHT, LRR and PYD domains-containing protein 13 isoform X6, which translates into the protein MSSSANIYVDNGSYNKLLSYLMGLDQPQLEEFKICLQSSQLLLGNFQQIPWANLKAIDPTNLLCLLSEYFSERQIWEVTLSIFDNMNLTSQCTEVRAMMNVPGLPVGPVERASVTGHLQPGYLNIPPSLFVAEIAQTQGSQDPSQEEPEVPEEEKDHRRRYRERMKAKILTMWDNIPWPEDHIYLRNVTEKEHEGLKSLLYPNRTGAQPQTIVLEGLAGVGKTTLAMKVVLHWAEGFLFHQRFSYVFFISCHKVRDMKDTTLAGLLSWDWPDSQAPIEALMSRPESLLFVIDGFEEMDVPSTLDETPPCKDWYQQLPVNRILFYLLKKELVPLATLLITTKEYRTNDLKKLLLNPWFVQIVGFTEGDREEYFIRYFGDQNKAKKILHWVRKNESLFHFCSAPMVCWTVCSCLKRQMARNPHFQLSTQTTTSLYVYFFSSLLATAEVSLSDQSWPDQWRALCSLAAEGMWFWKFTFAKKDLKHRHLEAPVIGSLLRMNILRKVSDCEDCVTFTHQSFQVFLGAMFYVLRGVRGSIGGPPKHQEMRVLLNDALADTNFYWNQMALFFFGLLKRNLAEELEDTLRCKMSHRTTDELLEWADELESYDLVSSCFEFLHFFECLYETREENFVRQILSHLLEADLDIFGSLQLQVSSFCLKHCQRLSKLRLSVSSAIPQTELTFNLETLETRPHYKIRQWQDVCSVFSNGNLTELDFSNSKLNAFSMKKLCYELRNPRCKLQKLTCKSITPVRILKELVLVLYGNHRLTHLNLSSNNLGIPVSTMIFKTLRHSACNIQYLWLWFCQLGTPSCKYLSDALLKNKSLTHLNLRKNNLRDEGVKFLCKALSRPDCSLQNLDLSDCSFTAEGCQELANALQHNCNMKILDIGSNDIQDDGVKHLCEVLKHPKCALNTLGLEKCNLTPACCQYLSSVLRSSKSLFNLNLLGNDLEPRGVSTLWKALKKSTCKLQKLGLEKELYNIVKGELEELQERGSFLRVKCKWDFNDLEDKWWW